From the Calliopsis andreniformis isolate RMS-2024a chromosome 4, iyCalAndr_principal, whole genome shotgun sequence genome, one window contains:
- the LOC143178212 gene encoding uncharacterized protein LOC143178212, translating into MYGLRKETQRIGYLLEDEKNSIGIQETGEKEEGEKREEREEGDRIEGIKIEELRKQYPHIQFDNKKRKEEETAQEVGQRRKKEVRIKKVRIMLRRQEIRQNGEGEEESDRKNEPEEKRRKTQKRMRTTRTRKRKGRRNRMTADKMDTEINPWKHPD; encoded by the exons ATGTATGGATTGAG AAAAGAAACACAAAGAATTGGATATCTGTTGGAAGACGAGAAGAATAG TATAGGGATACAGGAAACAGGGGAAAAGGAAGAAGGAGAAAAGAGGGAAGAGAGAGAAGAAGGAGATAGGATtgaaggaataaaaatagaagagCTACGGAAACAATATCCGCACATACAGTTTGATAATAAGAAAAGGAAGGAGGAAGAGACAGCACAGGAAGTAGGACAAAGGAGGAAAAAGGAGGTAAGAATAAAGAAAGTAAGGATAATGTTAAGAAGGCAGGAAATAAGACAAAACGGAGAGGGAGAAGAAGAAAGTGACAGGAAGAATGAACCGGAGGAAAAAAGGAGAAAGACACAAAAAAGGATGAGGACAACAAGGACCAGGAAAAGGAAAGGAAGAAGGAATAGGATGACTGCAGACAAGATGGATACAGAGATTAATCCGTGGAAACATCCGGATTAA